One window of Eisenibacter elegans DSM 3317 genomic DNA carries:
- a CDS encoding TlpA family protein disulfide reductase codes for MQAQADTPISVIHFDELDALMAIEDDTLRVINFWATWCAPCVKELPYFEQLGTTYANKALKVYLISLDDVEKLDRVTAFRSKRQLQQQVLLLDEVDYNAWINRQLPDWSGAIPATVILQNTPASNHKPLRFFHEGELDYAALERIVKPRL; via the coding sequence TTGCAAGCCCAAGCAGATACGCCTATTTCGGTCATTCATTTTGACGAACTTGACGCACTGATGGCCATCGAAGACGACACACTTCGGGTAATCAACTTCTGGGCTACTTGGTGTGCGCCTTGTGTCAAGGAGCTGCCTTATTTTGAGCAATTGGGGACTACCTATGCCAACAAAGCGCTCAAGGTATATCTAATCAGCCTGGACGATGTAGAAAAGCTCGACCGTGTAACGGCTTTTAGGAGCAAGCGCCAACTCCAACAGCAAGTACTATTGCTTGATGAGGTAGATTACAACGCTTGGATTAACCGCCAACTGCCCGATTGGTCAGGAGCCATTCCGGCGACGGTAATCCTACAAAACACACCTGCGTCGAACCATAAGCCGCTCCGCTTTTTCCACGAAGGCGAATTAGACTATGCGGCTCTAGAGCGTATCGTCAAGCCCAGACTCTAA
- a CDS encoding GDSL-type esterase/lipase family protein — MRYYGFKLIPPIRGFWLFAYVLAFLAILGWVLPQTLPLTDAELIHIPSWKDVWATPRDHYADITDIRERFESPRRRQVSALRTPEGNTSFEVEVSPGKAPTDSLAPGGAYVFDEKALSKQQRIQFPPNTPDTLLQPLMRALLALSYEERSVRLIHFGDSQLEGDRITSALRQKLQERFGGCGTGALFPMTQPSRLTLAQEHSTDWRAYTLLSARNSSKEVGLWGGVFRFDPPSATLRLNPSRLAFELAQEAEILRIFYRSPKPFELSLQEGAATQTLKVGAAPYHGTYEYPLAQFKWQPLELRLETKSGVSPDIYAFGLECRSGVNVDNVAWRGSSGTEFTRMDAERLKHQIKTMGVKCLIVQFGVNVVPYIRQDYRYFEELYYQQLRFLKQLSPDLVVLVVGVSDMSLKEGTRYISYPNITQVRDAQRNAAFRAGLPFWDLYEAMGGQNAMPSWVYADPPLATKDFTHFTNRGAGVVAEMLFSALLYEFDRFYYRQSQAR, encoded by the coding sequence ATGCGGTATTATGGCTTCAAACTCATCCCCCCCATACGCGGCTTTTGGCTTTTTGCGTATGTATTGGCTTTTTTGGCGATATTAGGCTGGGTTTTGCCCCAAACACTGCCACTTACCGACGCAGAGCTGATTCATATCCCCAGCTGGAAAGATGTGTGGGCCACCCCACGCGACCACTACGCCGATATCACTGATATTCGTGAACGATTTGAGAGCCCGCGCCGCCGCCAAGTCAGTGCTTTGCGTACCCCAGAGGGCAATACCAGCTTTGAAGTAGAAGTCTCGCCCGGCAAAGCCCCAACAGACAGCCTAGCACCCGGCGGTGCCTACGTTTTTGATGAAAAAGCGCTCTCCAAACAACAAAGGATACAGTTTCCCCCCAATACCCCAGATACTTTACTCCAGCCCTTGATGCGCGCTTTGTTGGCGCTGAGCTACGAGGAGCGCTCGGTAAGGCTAATCCATTTTGGGGATTCTCAACTCGAAGGCGACCGTATTACCTCGGCTTTGCGCCAAAAGCTACAAGAGCGCTTTGGAGGTTGTGGCACGGGTGCGCTCTTTCCAATGACCCAACCCTCGCGCCTCACCCTAGCCCAAGAACACAGTACGGACTGGCGTGCCTATACCCTGCTCAGTGCGCGCAATAGCAGTAAAGAAGTAGGGTTGTGGGGGGGAGTGTTCCGATTTGACCCACCATCGGCCACGCTACGCCTCAACCCCTCTCGCTTGGCTTTCGAGCTGGCTCAGGAAGCCGAAATACTCCGCATTTTTTATCGCAGCCCCAAACCTTTTGAGCTGAGCCTCCAAGAAGGCGCGGCAACCCAAACACTCAAAGTAGGAGCCGCGCCTTACCACGGCACCTACGAATACCCGCTGGCACAGTTCAAATGGCAGCCTTTGGAGCTGCGCCTCGAAACCAAGTCCGGCGTTTCTCCCGATATCTACGCCTTTGGGCTGGAGTGCCGCTCGGGGGTCAATGTGGATAATGTCGCTTGGCGGGGTAGCTCCGGAACAGAGTTTACAAGGATGGATGCCGAGCGCCTCAAACATCAAATCAAGACAATGGGTGTCAAGTGCCTCATCGTACAGTTTGGGGTCAATGTAGTGCCCTATATCCGACAAGATTACCGCTATTTTGAAGAATTGTATTACCAACAACTACGGTTTCTCAAACAACTTTCGCCGGACTTGGTCGTGCTGGTAGTCGGAGTATCAGATATGTCGCTCAAAGAAGGGACTCGTTATATTTCGTATCCCAATATCACCCAAGTACGTGATGCACAGCGCAATGCTGCTTTTCGGGCAGGTCTGCCTTTTTGGGATTTGTATGAGGCGATGGGGGGGCAAAATGCCATGCCAAGCTGGGTATATGCTGACCCTCCCCTAGCAACCAAAGATTTTACACACTTCACCAATCGCGGCGCAGGAGTAGTTGCCGAAATGCTCTTCAGCGCCCTGCTCTATGAATTTGACCGTTTTTACTACCGCCAAAGCCAAGCAAGATAA
- a CDS encoding response regulator, producing the protein MSAKKIRRAYLIDDDTINNFLCKKILEKSGLIEEVVLFEEATKALANITQALQTSDMLPSLILLDINMPVMNGWEFMEAYQKLGKPVADIRLFILSSSSNEQDMEKAKKYPLILDYLTKPIGVKHIQQLAERFF; encoded by the coding sequence ATGTCCGCAAAAAAAATCCGTAGAGCGTACCTTATTGATGATGACACCATCAATAATTTTTTGTGTAAGAAAATTCTAGAGAAATCTGGATTGATAGAAGAGGTCGTTTTGTTTGAAGAAGCCACCAAGGCACTGGCGAACATCACACAAGCGTTACAAACATCCGACATGCTCCCCTCTCTTATCTTATTGGATATCAATATGCCCGTAATGAACGGCTGGGAGTTTATGGAAGCCTACCAAAAACTGGGCAAGCCTGTGGCCGACATCCGCCTCTTTATCCTCTCTTCGTCGTCCAACGAACAAGATATGGAAAAGGCCAAGAAATATCCTCTGATTTTAGATTATCTCACCAAACCCATAGGGGTCAAACACATTCAACAGCTAGCAGAACGGTTTTTTTAG
- a CDS encoding heme NO-binding domain-containing protein produces MKGTILKCLEEMVKTNYGHQVWEECLKASNLPVFHMFSITEDINEKLSIDLFVRTAGVVKKTVPEIFDEFGIHWSCVYAPRIYAAFYKGTQSTKEMVLKLDSIHNFMTQSIANARPPRFQYEWLNERELRLRYNSQRGLIDLFISLLKGLDQHYSCNTKIDKRSEEELVLVFD; encoded by the coding sequence ATGAAAGGAACGATTCTGAAATGTTTAGAAGAGATGGTCAAGACCAATTACGGCCATCAAGTATGGGAAGAATGCCTAAAAGCTTCCAATTTACCTGTTTTTCATATGTTTTCAATCACTGAAGACATCAACGAGAAGCTCTCTATAGACCTGTTTGTCAGAACTGCCGGGGTAGTCAAAAAAACTGTTCCCGAAATTTTTGATGAGTTCGGCATCCATTGGTCGTGTGTGTATGCACCAAGAATCTATGCCGCCTTTTATAAAGGAACACAAAGCACCAAGGAGATGGTGTTGAAGCTAGATTCTATCCATAATTTTATGACCCAGAGTATTGCCAATGCGCGCCCACCACGCTTTCAGTATGAATGGCTCAATGAGCGGGAGTTGCGACTGCGCTATAACTCTCAGCGTGGTTTGATTGATTTGTTCATCAGCTTGCTCAAAGGACTTGACCAACACTACAGCTGCAATACCAAGATAGACAAACGTTCGGAAGAGGAATTGGTCTTGGTTTTTGACTAG